Proteins from one Pagrus major chromosome 1, Pma_NU_1.0 genomic window:
- the LOC140999819 gene encoding prokineticin receptor 1-like — protein sequence MGEKINRSPSSNCILDRISCLTVADYFLASDGLDYEIPLDEIPDTTQGQAFFVATIVIAVVLVGIMLVCGVGNCLFIASLARFKQLRNLTNLLIANLAVSDVLVAAVCCPFLLDYYVVKQLSWDHGLLLCASTNYLRTVSLYVSTNALLAIAVDRYMAILHPLRPRMKHQTAYCVILTVWIIPIFISIPSAYMASETTYPHVEGRTYKTFCAQIWPVDQQVYYRTYFLLIFALEFIIPVTVMAVCYIQISRELWFKDVPGFQTEQIRKRLHRRRRTVVVLILVLVAYVLCWAPYYGFALLRDFYPTLISRDRNSLVAFYIIECIAMSNGVINTLCFMSVRNNNKRLKKDAKFPLKLVTFGEARTSSLRVTEDVDGARRFNI from the exons ATGGGGGAAAAGATTAATCGCAGCCCTTCTTCAAACTGCATTCTGGATCGTATTTCTT GCTTGACCGTGGCGGACTACTTCCTGGCGAGTGACGGCCTGGACTACGAGATTCCTCTGGACGAGATCCCGGACACCACGCAGGGCCAGGCCTTCTTCGTGGCCACCATCGTGATCGCAGTGGTCCTGGTGGGCATCATGTTGGTGTGCGGGGTGGGGAACTGTCTCTTCATCGCCAGCCTCGCTCGCTTCAAGCAGCTCCGCAACCTCACCAACCTGCTGATCGCCAACCTGGCCGTGTCGGACGTGCTGGTGGCGGCGGTGTGCTGTCCCTTCCTGCTGGACTACTACGTGGTGAAGCAGCTGTCGTGGGATCACGGCCTGCTGCTCTGCGCCTCCACCAACTACCTGCGCACCGTCTCGCTCTACGTGTCCACTAACGCACTGCTGGCCATCGCCGTTGACAG GTACATGGCCATCCTCCACCCTCTGCGGCCTCGTATGAAGCACCAGACGGCGTACTGTGTGATCCTGACGGTTTGGATCATCCCCATCTTCATCTCCATCCCGTCGGCCTACATGGCCTCCGAGACGACGTACCCACACGTGGAAGGTCGCACCTACAAGACCTTCTGCGCTCAGATCTGGCCCGTGGACCAGCAGGTTTACTACCGCACCTACTTCCTGCTCATCTTCGCTCTGGAGTTCATCATCCCGGTGACCGTCATGGCCGTGTGCTACATCCAGATCTCCAGGGAGCTGTGGTTCAAGGACGTTCCTGGTTTCCAGACGGAGCAGATCCGGAAGAGGCTCCACAGGCGTCGGAGGACGGTGGTGGTGCTGATTCTGGTGCTGGTCGCCTACGTCCTGTGCTGGGCACCGTACTACGGCTTTGCCCTGCTGCGGGACTTTTACCCCACCCTCATTTCCAGGGACAGGAACTCCCTGGTGGCTTTCTACATCATCGAGTGCATCGCCATGAGCAACGGGGTCATCAACACGCTCTGCTTCATGAGTGTACGGAACAACAACAAGCGCCTGAAGAAGGACGCCAAGTTCCCGCTGAAGCTGGTGACTTTTGGCGAGGCACGGACCTCCTCCCTCCGAGTGACGGAGGACGTGGACGGAGCTCGGAGGTTCAACATCTGA
- the snrpb2 gene encoding U2 small nuclear ribonucleoprotein B'': MDIRPNHTIYINNINDKVKKEELKRSLYALFSQFGQIVEIVAMKTMKMRGQAFVVFKELAAATNALRQLQGFPFYNKPMRIQYAKTDSEVIAKVKGTYGDKEKKKDKKKKALELPSSLTKKPAAGSAAPVHSPTVQVPDNPPNYILFLNNLPEETNEMMLSMLFNQFPGFKEVRLVPGKHDIAFVEFESDTQAGVAKDALQGFRITATCAMKITYAKK, from the exons ATGGACATCCGACCAAACCACACAATCTACATCAACAACATCAATGACAAAGTCAAGAAGGAAG AGCTGAAGCGTTCGCTCTACGCGCTCTTCTCTCAGTTCGGTCAGATCGTCGAAATCGTGGCCATGAAGACCATGAAGATGAGGGGACAGGCCTTCGTCGTCTTCAAAGAGCTCGCCGCCGCCACCAACGCACTGAGGCAACTACAGGGCTTCCCCTTCTACAACAAGCCCATG AGGATACAGTACGCAAAGACCGACTCCGAGGTCATCGCCAAGGTGAAGGGCACGTACGGCGacaaggagaaaaagaaagacaagaagaagaaggctcTGGAGCTGCCATCGAGCCTAACGAAGAAACCAGCAGCG GGATCAGCAGCACCTGTTCACTCCCCCACAGTACAG GTGCCGGACAACCCGCCCAACTACATCCTGTTCCTCAACAACCTGCCTGAAGAGACCAATGAGATGATGCTCTCCATGCTGTTCAACCA GTTTCCTGGTTTCAAAGAGGTGCGGCTCGTCCCGGGGAAACACGACATCGCCTTTGTGGAGTTTGAAAGCGACACGCAGGCGGGCGTGGCCAAAGACGCGCTGCAGGGCTTCAGGATCACGGCGACCTGCGCCATGAAGATCACGTACGCCAAGAAGTAG